From the Petrotoga mexicana DSM 14811 genome, one window contains:
- a CDS encoding DUF4351 domain-containing protein: protein MTIAEKLRKEGKLEGEREGKLEFAIRILSKRFGNQLTEEIKDKIRKADEKTIDYIGDNLLEITIEELKELLK, encoded by the coding sequence ATGACAATAGCTGAAAAGTTGAGAAAGGAAGGTAAATTAGAAGGTGAAAGAGAAGGGAAACTTGAATTTGCAATTAGAATATTAAGCAAAAGATTTGGTAACCAACTAACTGAAGAGATAAAAGACAAGATAAGAAAAGCAGATGAAAAAACGATAGATTACATAGGAGACAACTTGTTAGAAATAACTATAGAAGAACTAAAAGAATTATTGAAATAA